One region of Streptococcus parasanguinis genomic DNA includes:
- a CDS encoding ABC transporter ATP-binding protein: MKTSEAHVMKRLLTYMWCYKWLTALALAFTFLTSLLLTAIPLAARWYIDHLVDPTEAGSPVLTAFQFLILYYGLFIGRVLATYLSQLTFARVSNSIVRDIRLDIFQNLQRLGMSFYDQTAAGSIVSRVTNDTQAVADMFSTVFSSLVSSFLLFLVTLVTMFSLDWHLTIWILPFLPIIWFSIRLYRKLSNRLVKMTRQKLSDINVKLSESIEGMRIVQAFRQEKRLTDEFEQINGEHLDYANRSVDVNSLFLRPAMTLLQVLAYAVILTFFGLNWRNSGFTAGLIYAFIQYVSQLFQPLIDVTQNFATLQTSTISAGRVFEMMDRDDYEPKQAGSLKEIERGDIRFEHVSFSYDGKRDVLKEISFEVKNGQTIAFVGHTGSGKSSIINLFMRFYEFDRGQILIDGQDIKDYSQEALRKSIGLVLQEPFLYHGTIASNIRMYHEELTDEEIRQAAAFVDVADFIESLPGGYDHPVTERGSTLSTGQRQLLAFARTIAAQPKILILDEATANIDQETEEMIQNSLKKMRQGRTTIAIAHRLSTIQDADCIYVLDKGKIIESGNHDQLIALGGTYKKMYDLQAGMMK; this comes from the coding sequence ATGAAAACATCTGAAGCTCATGTTATGAAGCGGCTCTTGACTTACATGTGGTGTTATAAATGGTTAACAGCCCTAGCCTTAGCCTTTACCTTTCTAACTAGTCTGTTATTGACGGCGATCCCTCTTGCAGCTCGCTGGTATATTGACCACCTAGTGGATCCAACAGAAGCAGGCTCACCAGTTCTGACAGCTTTTCAGTTTTTGATTCTCTACTATGGGTTATTCATTGGGCGCGTGCTGGCAACTTATCTGAGTCAGTTAACCTTTGCGCGTGTATCCAATTCTATCGTAAGAGACATTCGTCTAGATATTTTCCAAAATCTTCAAAGGCTGGGTATGTCCTTTTATGACCAGACAGCAGCAGGTTCGATTGTTTCTCGAGTGACCAATGATACCCAGGCAGTCGCAGATATGTTTTCTACGGTCTTTTCAAGCCTGGTTTCATCCTTTTTACTCTTTCTAGTCACCCTGGTAACCATGTTTAGCTTGGACTGGCATTTGACCATTTGGATCCTGCCTTTTCTTCCCATCATTTGGTTTTCCATCCGTCTCTATCGCAAGTTATCCAATCGCTTGGTCAAGATGACCCGACAAAAATTATCAGATATCAATGTGAAATTATCGGAATCCATTGAAGGAATGCGGATCGTGCAGGCCTTTCGTCAAGAAAAGCGCTTGACGGATGAATTCGAACAGATTAATGGGGAACATTTGGACTATGCCAACCGATCTGTAGATGTCAATTCCCTCTTTTTGAGGCCAGCTATGACCCTGTTACAGGTCCTGGCTTATGCGGTTATTCTAACCTTTTTCGGCTTAAATTGGCGTAACTCTGGCTTTACAGCCGGTCTTATCTATGCCTTTATCCAGTATGTTAGCCAGCTTTTCCAACCCTTGATTGATGTTACGCAGAACTTTGCTACCTTGCAGACCTCAACCATTTCTGCAGGTCGTGTCTTTGAAATGATGGATCGAGACGACTATGAGCCCAAGCAAGCTGGTAGCCTGAAAGAAATTGAGCGGGGGGATATTCGTTTTGAGCATGTATCTTTTTCTTATGATGGCAAACGGGATGTCCTAAAAGAGATCTCCTTTGAGGTCAAAAACGGACAAACCATCGCTTTTGTTGGCCATACTGGTTCTGGTAAATCCTCTATTATCAATCTCTTCATGCGCTTTTATGAATTTGATCGTGGCCAGATCTTGATTGATGGACAGGATATCAAGGACTACAGCCAGGAAGCCTTGCGCAAGTCCATTGGTCTAGTGTTGCAGGAACCCTTCCTCTATCATGGAACCATTGCTTCTAATATCCGAATGTATCATGAAGAACTGACAGATGAGGAAATCCGACAAGCAGCTGCATTTGTGGATGTAGCAGACTTTATTGAGAGTCTACCTGGTGGCTATGATCATCCGGTAACAGAGCGGGGTTCTACCTTATCGACTGGTCAGCGTCAGCTTCTGGCTTTTGCCCGGACCATTGCTGCCCAGCCTAAGATCCTCATTTTGGATGAGGCCACTGCCAATATCGACCAAGAGACGGAAGAGATGATCCAAAATTCTCTGAAGAAGATGCGCCAAGGGCGGACAACCATTGCCATTGCCCATCGCCTTTCTACCATCCAAGATGCCGATTGCATCTATGTTCTCGATAAAGGAAAAATCATCGAATCGGGCAATCACGATCAACTCATTGCTCTAGGAGGAACGTATAAGAAAATGTATGACCTCCAGGCCGGTATGATGAAATAA
- a CDS encoding ABC transporter ATP-binding protein — MNLLRKLSWFFNLEKKRYLIGIGSLILVSFLNLIPPRIMGLVIDLIDKRRLTLGQLVVDIALLVLAALAMYGLRFVWRRYIFGTANKLARILRYRLFKQFTLMSPSFYQRYRTGNLMAHATNDINAVTMFAGGGVMSAVDASVTALVTLVSMFFMIDWRLTLLAILPLPVMVVVTSAIGRKNHKAFKEAQEGFSELNNFVQESVSGVKVTKSFGFQADEIQAFEKTNQMVFRKNMTSAGYNALFDPTTLLFVGLSYVLTLYFGGLFVQEGSLTVGQIVTFITYLNMLVWPLQAMGFLFNISQRASVSYDRIETLLAETPDIQDPSQPVREIQNGDLEYDIEEFAYEKEPVLEKVAFHLEKGQTLGIVGPTGSGKTTLLRLLLREHDLEQGDILLNGISIKDYRLEDLRSLIGYVPQDQILFAMTIRENVAFSDPRIQEEEVIKALRTCGVYEDILAMPDQMETVLGERGVSLSGGQKQRIAMSRALVMNPEILILDDSLSAVDAKTEHQIIENMKQERKGKTTIITAHRLSAIVHADLILVMENGQIKERGNHEELMAQKGWYYETYQAQQLSEEMEGKLNENI; from the coding sequence ATGAATCTGTTGAGGAAATTATCTTGGTTTTTTAATTTAGAGAAGAAGCGATACTTGATCGGGATAGGGTCCTTGATCTTGGTTAGTTTTTTAAACCTCATTCCTCCAAGAATCATGGGACTTGTGATCGATTTGATCGATAAAAGAAGGCTGACACTGGGGCAGTTAGTTGTGGATATCGCCCTTTTGGTCCTCGCAGCTCTAGCCATGTATGGTCTTCGTTTTGTCTGGAGACGCTATATTTTTGGGACGGCTAATAAGTTGGCTCGGATCTTGCGTTACCGTTTGTTTAAGCAATTTACGCTCATGTCTCCGTCTTTTTATCAGCGTTATCGGACAGGGAATCTCATGGCCCATGCTACTAATGATATCAATGCGGTAACCATGTTTGCTGGTGGCGGCGTTATGTCTGCAGTGGATGCTTCCGTGACGGCCTTGGTGACTCTAGTCAGCATGTTTTTCATGATTGATTGGCGCTTAACCCTCTTGGCTATTTTGCCCCTACCGGTTATGGTGGTAGTGACTTCAGCTATTGGCCGCAAAAACCACAAAGCCTTCAAAGAGGCCCAAGAAGGCTTCTCAGAGCTGAACAACTTTGTTCAGGAATCAGTATCAGGAGTCAAGGTGACCAAATCCTTTGGCTTTCAGGCAGATGAGATTCAGGCTTTTGAAAAAACCAATCAAATGGTCTTTCGAAAAAATATGACTTCCGCCGGTTACAATGCTTTGTTTGATCCGACCACTCTTCTTTTTGTAGGTCTCTCCTATGTTTTGACGCTCTACTTCGGGGGGCTATTTGTTCAGGAAGGGAGCCTGACGGTTGGACAAATTGTAACCTTTATTACCTATCTCAATATGCTCGTCTGGCCCCTTCAAGCCATGGGCTTCTTGTTTAATATTAGTCAGCGGGCTAGCGTCTCCTATGATCGGATTGAGACACTTTTAGCAGAAACACCGGATATTCAAGATCCGAGTCAACCAGTCAGAGAAATCCAAAACGGCGATCTGGAATATGACATTGAAGAATTCGCCTATGAGAAAGAGCCTGTCCTTGAAAAGGTTGCCTTTCATTTAGAAAAAGGGCAAACCCTTGGAATTGTAGGACCAACTGGATCTGGAAAGACCACCTTGTTGCGTCTCTTGCTTAGAGAGCATGACTTGGAGCAGGGAGATATCTTGCTCAATGGAATCTCTATCAAAGACTATCGTTTAGAAGATCTTCGAAGCTTGATCGGCTACGTCCCTCAAGATCAGATCCTCTTTGCCATGACCATTCGCGAGAATGTCGCTTTTTCAGATCCACGGATCCAGGAAGAAGAGGTGATAAAGGCTCTGAGAACTTGTGGGGTCTATGAGGATATTCTGGCCATGCCAGACCAGATGGAGACAGTGCTGGGAGAGAGAGGAGTCTCTCTTTCTGGCGGGCAAAAGCAACGAATTGCCATGAGTCGTGCTTTGGTCATGAATCCTGAGATCTTGATTCTGGATGATTCCTTGTCTGCAGTAGATGCTAAAACGGAGCACCAAATCATTGAAAATATGAAGCAGGAACGCAAGGGGAAAACAACGATTATAACAGCCCACCGCCTATCAGCGATCGTTCATGCGGATTTGATTCTAGTAATGGAGAATGGACAGATCAAGGAGCGAGGAAATCACGAGGAATTAATGGCTCAAAAAGGTTGGTACTATGAAACCTACCAAGCCCAACAATTATCAGAAGAAATGGAGGGAAAGCTGAATGAAAACATCTGA